TTTTGATTTGCGTTCCAGGTAAATACCCACCTGCTATTTCAATCAAATCCTTTCCATTCGAACCCGCATCCAATGAATAAAACCCGGGATTCAAAACAGGTCCCTCAATTTTAACACGAATTGGCTCTTCAGAATAGATTCTTTTTCGCAAATCAGGGTTTTCCTTTAAGTAATAGAATCCGGCAAATAGTATCGATACCAATACAAAACGACGAATCCAATCTACAGCCAAAGGAAATCCCCCTCTGGTATATTTTCGGCAAGAAGGGGGGAAAAAAATTAACGTTCGTGCAGTAAAATGCGAACTTTTGCTTTCTTTAGAAGAATTTCTTTGTCTTTGGAGACGGGAAGTGCTTCCGCCTCTTCCAGGAGTTCCACAGCATGGTCGTGGGATAAATCATCCTCAGAATCTCCACCTTCGGTAAGGACTCGGATTTGGTCGTTTCTCACTTCACAAAATCCCCCATCGATCGCAATTCGGAATTCTTTTCCCGCTGTATGCAATTTGATGAGCCCAAATTCTAACTGGGACACAAGAGTGGCGTGTCCTGGTAAAATTCCAAAATAACCGACAGCTCCAGGCAGAATCACAGACTCTGCCTTGCCTTGGTAAAGGATTTTGTCAGGAGAGATGACCGTTAAAGTCAGTTCTTTACTCATCCTGATTAACCTTTGAGTTGTTTCGCCGCTTCGATTACTTCGTCAATCGATCCGACCATGTAGAACGCTTGCTCTGGAAGTGTGTCATATTTACCTTCAATGATTCCTTTGAAGGAACGGATGGTATCTTCCAATTTCACATACTTTCCAGGTCGACCAGTGAACTGTTCTGCTACGTGGAAAGGTTGTGAGAGGAACTTCTCAATACGACGTGCGCGAGATACTAGAATTTTATCGTCTTCAGAAAGTTCATCCATACCAAGAATCGCAATGATATCTTGAAGGTCTTTGTATCTTTGAAGGATTCTTTGTACTTCACGAGCCGTGTTGTAATGTTCTTCTCCCACGATTTGTGGGTTCATGATTCGAGATGTAGAGTCTAGTGGATCTACCGCAGGATAAATTCCTTTTTCAGAGATAGCACGAGAGAGAGTTGTCGTTGCATCTAAGTGGGCAAACGCAGTTGCAGGTGCAGGGTCAGTTAAGTCATCGGCAGGAACGTAGATCGCTTGCACCGAAGTAATGGAACCACGAACTGTGGATGTAATCCTTTCTTGTAGTCCACCCATTTCCGTAGAAAGAGTTGGTTGGTAACCTACCGCTGATGGCATACGACCAAGAAGAGCTGATACTTCAGATCCTGCTTGGGAGAAACGGAAGATATTATCTACGAATAGTAAGATATCAGATCCTGACTCATCACGAAAGTTTTCCGCCATAGTGAGTGCGGAAAGTGCGATACGTAGACGAGCACCCGGAGGTTCGTTCATCTGGCCAAAACAAAGAACTGTTTTGTCAATGACTCCTGACTCTTTCATCTCGTTCCAAAGGTCATTTCCTTCACGAGTTCTTTCACCCACACCAGCGAACACAGAGTAACCACCATGTTGTTTAGCAATGTTGTTGATAAGCTCTTGGATAAGTACGGTTTTCCCTACTCCGGCACCACCGAATAGACCTGTTTTTCCCCCTTTGATATAAGGAGCAAGTAAGTCGATTACCTTGATCCCTGTTTCAAAGATCTCAGTTTTCGGTTTGATTTCTTCGTAAGTAGGTGCATTTCTATGGATAGGCATCCTTTTTACGTCTTTTGGAAGGTCACCTAATTCATCGATAGCCTCACCAAGCACGTTAAAAATACGACCTAGAGTTTTTGTTCCTACGGGAACAGAGATTGGTAATCCTGTATCGACAACTTCAAGTCCTCTTTTTAATCCGTCAGTGGATTGGAGGGAGATGGCACGAACCGTGTTGTCTCCAATGTGCTGTTGCACTTCGGCTGTGATCGTTACATCCTTGCCGTTTACTTTAGATTGAATCTCTACGGCATTGTAGATTTCAGGCATATTCCCGGAATCAAAACTGATGTCCAATACCGAACCGATGATTTGTTTAATTTTACCTTTATTCATATATACTCCGAAAGACCTTTGTTAGGAGATGGCTTCCGCTCCCCCTACGATTTCTGAAATTTCCTGCGTGATTTTTGCCTGACGAACTCGGTTGTAACCGCGAGTCAGAAGTTTTATCATCTCACCTGCAGCGTCTGTTGCCGCTTTCATCGCCACTCTTCGTGCAATGTGTTCGGAAGCTACCGACTCCAAAATGATCTTAACAAAAGTTGTTTTGATCACCATAGGAAGTAAGTTTTCCAAAATGGTTTTTGGATCTGGCTCATACAATACATCTGGACCAGAAGAACCTTTCGATCCAGTTTCTTCCATTTTTAAAGGAAGAACCGTAGTGATTTCTGGTTTTTGTGTGGCCGCCGAATAGTAATGAGTGGAAATAATTTCAACAGAATCCACTGATTCATTTGCAAAACGTTCCATAAAGTAAGTTGCAAGATCATTGGCTTCTTTACTTCCCGCTTTATCATCAATATTGGTTTGTGAAGTTACCAATTCGATTTTTGCAAATTTAAAGAAGGCGATCGCTTTTTTTCCAGCAGCATGGACTTCCACTTCCACACCTTTGGACTTCAACTCTTCAATACGGTTTTTCACCATACGAAGTAAGTTGGAGTTAAATCCACCACATAACCCACGGTTAGCGGCAATTGCAAGGATAGCAACTTTTCGGATTTTGTCCGGCTTCCTTAAGTAAGGGCTGTGGATGATCGAAGCCAGGCTAGACAAAGAAGAAACTAACTCACGAGTCAAGTCAGCATATGGTTTTGCCGCATTGACCTTGTTAGT
This portion of the Leptospira terpstrae serovar Hualin str. LT 11-33 = ATCC 700639 genome encodes:
- the atpC gene encoding ATP synthase F1 subunit epsilon — protein: MSKELTLTVISPDKILYQGKAESVILPGAVGYFGILPGHATLVSQLEFGLIKLHTAGKEFRIAIDGGFCEVRNDQIRVLTEGGDSEDDLSHDHAVELLEEAEALPVSKDKEILLKKAKVRILLHER
- the atpD gene encoding F0F1 ATP synthase subunit beta, whose amino-acid sequence is MNKGKIKQIIGSVLDISFDSGNMPEIYNAVEIQSKVNGKDVTITAEVQQHIGDNTVRAISLQSTDGLKRGLEVVDTGLPISVPVGTKTLGRIFNVLGEAIDELGDLPKDVKRMPIHRNAPTYEEIKPKTEIFETGIKVIDLLAPYIKGGKTGLFGGAGVGKTVLIQELINNIAKQHGGYSVFAGVGERTREGNDLWNEMKESGVIDKTVLCFGQMNEPPGARLRIALSALTMAENFRDESGSDILLFVDNIFRFSQAGSEVSALLGRMPSAVGYQPTLSTEMGGLQERITSTVRGSITSVQAIYVPADDLTDPAPATAFAHLDATTTLSRAISEKGIYPAVDPLDSTSRIMNPQIVGEEHYNTAREVQRILQRYKDLQDIIAILGMDELSEDDKILVSRARRIEKFLSQPFHVAEQFTGRPGKYVKLEDTIRSFKGIIEGKYDTLPEQAFYMVGSIDEVIEAAKQLKG
- the atpG gene encoding ATP synthase F1 subunit gamma codes for the protein MATPREIKKRINSVKNTRKITRTMEMVSTAKAKKATNKVNAAKPYADLTRELVSSLSSLASIIHSPYLRKPDKIRKVAILAIAANRGLCGGFNSNLLRMVKNRIEELKSKGVEVEVHAAGKKAIAFFKFAKIELVTSQTNIDDKAGSKEANDLATYFMERFANESVDSVEIISTHYYSAATQKPEITTVLPLKMEETGSKGSSGPDVLYEPDPKTILENLLPMVIKTTFVKIILESVASEHIARRVAMKAATDAAGEMIKLLTRGYNRVRQAKITQEISEIVGGAEAIS